The following proteins come from a genomic window of Nitrospira sp.:
- a CDS encoding Ribosomal-protein-S18p-alanine acetyltransferase, whose protein sequence is MLADIFALEEACFSSPWTRKMLEGELTGNQFAHFLVAICRRQSKTKTRPTIIGYHCFWIVFEELRLMNLAVRESMRRRGVGGTLVTAALHLGLEHAATRAVLEVRTSNDAARSLYTHIGFVPIGSRPRYYTNPIEDAVLMEMNPLVVPRDQRRDRAFVSGGESASTESL, encoded by the coding sequence ATGTTGGCGGACATCTTTGCTTTGGAAGAGGCTTGCTTCTCGTCCCCGTGGACGCGCAAAATGCTGGAAGGTGAATTGACGGGCAACCAATTCGCGCACTTTCTCGTCGCGATATGTCGCAGGCAGTCGAAAACAAAGACAAGGCCTACGATTATCGGGTACCATTGTTTCTGGATCGTCTTTGAAGAGTTGCGACTGATGAATCTTGCGGTACGAGAGTCGATGCGGAGGAGGGGGGTGGGAGGAACGCTTGTCACCGCGGCCCTCCATCTGGGGTTAGAGCATGCGGCCACTCGGGCGGTCCTCGAAGTCAGAACCTCGAACGATGCAGCGCGTTCCCTCTATACTCATATAGGCTTTGTGCCGATCGGTAGTCGCCCTCGTTACTATACGAATCCCATCGAAGACGCCGTGCTGATGGAAATGAATCCCCTTGTGGTGCCGCGTGATCAGAGGAGGGA